Proteins encoded by one window of Porphyrobacter sp. YT40:
- a CDS encoding outer membrane beta-barrel protein: MAFITKVAPVISVAALAVSSAAFAQDGEPYFDGPYISGTIGLETVKDGGGDRIIFDTDQDGTFNDDVLTVADADAFSPGFCAGRPIAATPGCRGNTDNEGYSVRVGYDQQMGDGPFVAGVLIEGAKPGVEEFTTGFSTTPASYTFQRELDWTINARARLGVAPGAGRVLFYGTGGVGYARIERAFTTSNGANSFTPSDNNDWQFGWQAGGGAEIMLTRNLGIGLEYLFSSYNDDEYTVAVGQGTAPDTNPFLLESGGTDLRLSNDRFDYHALRASVNLRF; encoded by the coding sequence ATGGCATTCATCACAAAGGTCGCGCCGGTCATCAGCGTTGCGGCCCTGGCGGTATCGTCGGCGGCATTCGCGCAGGACGGCGAGCCCTATTTCGACGGGCCCTACATTTCGGGCACCATCGGTCTCGAGACCGTCAAGGACGGCGGGGGCGACCGGATCATCTTCGACACCGATCAGGATGGCACCTTCAACGACGACGTTCTCACCGTTGCCGACGCCGACGCCTTCTCGCCGGGCTTCTGCGCCGGTCGCCCGATCGCGGCGACCCCAGGCTGCCGCGGCAACACCGACAACGAAGGCTACTCCGTCCGCGTCGGCTATGACCAGCAGATGGGCGATGGCCCGTTCGTCGCCGGTGTGCTGATCGAAGGCGCCAAGCCGGGCGTGGAGGAATTCACCACCGGTTTCAGCACCACCCCCGCGTCCTACACCTTCCAGCGTGAACTCGACTGGACGATCAACGCACGTGCGCGTCTGGGCGTTGCGCCGGGGGCCGGCCGCGTGCTGTTCTACGGCACCGGCGGCGTCGGCTATGCGCGGATCGAGCGCGCCTTCACCACCAGCAACGGCGCGAATTCCTTCACGCCCAGCGACAACAACGACTGGCAGTTCGGCTGGCAGGCCGGTGGCGGGGCGGAAATCATGCTGACCCGCAACCTCGGGATCGGCCTCGAATACCTGTTCTCGAGCTACAATGACGACGAATACACCGTCGCGGTGGGCCAGGGCACGGCGCCGGACACCAACCCCTTCCTGCTGGAATCGGGCGGCACGGATCTGCGCCTTTCGAATGATCGCTTCGATTACCACGCGCTGCGCGCTTCGGTGAACCTGCGGTTCTGA
- a CDS encoding LuxR C-terminal-related transcriptional regulator, producing MTRKATLHFIDSCSRQRAELARVGFTLGHHCEVYGDLSELAVHPPREGILIARDTAEEGGVGMILDRLGRLGIWLPLIAVDVQPRPGRIVEAIKAGALDYLALPLDPERFTRCLLRIEKEAEQFGVARRRMIEARDRISTLSAREREVLDWLAEGSSNKAIARELDISPRTVEIHRANMMTKLGARHAAEAVRLKLEAKLEPRLRA from the coding sequence ATGACACGCAAAGCCACCCTCCACTTCATCGATTCGTGCAGCCGTCAACGGGCCGAACTGGCTCGGGTAGGCTTCACGCTGGGCCACCACTGCGAGGTCTACGGCGACCTTTCCGAACTCGCGGTCCATCCGCCGCGCGAAGGGATCCTGATCGCCCGCGACACCGCCGAAGAAGGCGGGGTCGGCATGATCCTCGACCGGCTCGGGCGGCTCGGGATCTGGCTACCGCTGATCGCGGTGGACGTGCAGCCGCGTCCGGGCCGCATTGTCGAGGCGATCAAGGCCGGGGCGCTTGATTATCTCGCCCTGCCGCTCGATCCCGAACGTTTCACCCGCTGCCTGCTGCGGATCGAGAAGGAGGCCGAACAGTTCGGCGTCGCCCGCCGCCGCATGATCGAAGCGCGGGACCGCATCTCGACTCTTTCGGCGCGTGAACGCGAAGTGCTGGACTGGCTGGCCGAAGGCAGCAGCAACAAGGCGATTGCGCGCGAACTCGACATCAGCCCGCGCACCGTGGAAATCCACCGCGCCAACATGATGACCAAGCTTGGCGCGCGCCATGCGGCGGAAGCGGTGCGGTTGAAACTCGAGGCGAAGCTGGAACCCAGGCTGCGGGCATAG
- a CDS encoding VOC family protein, giving the protein MTDTHSHAPRVTGLGGVFYVVKDPAATRAWYRDTLGIDGPYGPQLAWAEEPLAHPYSLISHFADDTYIKPGTGSFMINLRVNDCDGMVAGLRAKGVEILGTADEGYGKFAWLLDPDGVKVELWEQVEDALP; this is encoded by the coding sequence ATGACGGACACACATTCACACGCACCGCGCGTCACCGGGCTGGGCGGCGTGTTCTATGTCGTGAAAGACCCGGCGGCGACCCGCGCGTGGTATCGCGACACGCTCGGGATCGACGGGCCCTATGGCCCGCAACTCGCATGGGCGGAAGAGCCGCTGGCGCATCCCTACTCTCTGATCAGCCACTTCGCCGACGACACCTATATCAAGCCCGGCACTGGCAGCTTCATGATCAATCTCAGGGTCAATGACTGCGACGGAATGGTCGCGGGCCTGAGGGCCAAGGGCGTAGAAATCCTCGGCACAGCGGACGAAGGATACGGCAAGTTTGCCTGGCTGCTCGACCCGGACGGCGTGAAGGTCGAGCTGTGGGAACAGGTCGAGGATGCCCTGCCCTGA
- the putP gene encoding sodium/proline symporter PutP — protein MNSFTLASLAAYFVLMIAIGLYAWRKSTDNSEGYLLAGRNLPPAVAALSAGASDMSGWLLLGLPGALYAAGLVEAWIGIGLFVGALANWIIVAPRLREQTERIGNALTIPQFLANRFPERRILLRVTSAVIIVAFFTVYTAAGLVGGGKLFETAFAGILPNTMFSDYMLGILITAGIVLAYTMVGGFLAVSLTDFVQGLIMMVALIVMPLVVMFGPGGSAGGSLTEVPVEGFLDITQGLTAIGFISAVTWGLGYFGQPHIIVRFMAIDKVKNVPRAAAYGMGWMGIALVGALGLGLAGRAYVERNGLVIEDPETIFIVLAQLLFHPAVTGFLYAALLAAIMSTISSQLLVSSSSLTEDFYRLFLRRNASEREAVNVSRVAVALVAIAAVVLARDPDSEVLGLVANAWAGFGAAFGPLILLALTWDRMTGAGAVAGLVTGAAVVAGWIALGWNKAFLGGPGLYEIVPGFAAALLAIVVVSLATGKKAATV, from the coding sequence ATGAACAGTTTCACTCTTGCCTCTCTTGCCGCCTATTTTGTCCTCATGATCGCCATCGGGCTCTATGCCTGGCGCAAGTCGACCGACAATTCGGAAGGGTATCTGCTCGCCGGACGCAACCTGCCGCCCGCCGTGGCGGCGCTGAGCGCCGGGGCGAGCGACATGTCGGGCTGGCTGCTGCTGGGCCTGCCGGGCGCGCTCTATGCCGCAGGGCTGGTCGAGGCGTGGATCGGGATCGGCCTGTTCGTTGGCGCGCTGGCCAACTGGATCATCGTCGCCCCGCGCCTGCGCGAACAGACCGAGCGGATCGGCAACGCGCTGACGATCCCGCAATTCCTTGCCAACCGTTTCCCCGAGCGGCGCATCCTGCTGCGCGTCACCTCGGCGGTGATCATCGTCGCTTTCTTCACCGTTTACACCGCCGCCGGGCTGGTGGGCGGCGGCAAGCTGTTCGAAACCGCCTTTGCCGGAATCCTGCCCAACACCATGTTCAGCGACTACATGCTGGGCATCCTGATCACGGCGGGGATTGTGCTGGCCTATACCATGGTCGGCGGGTTCCTCGCGGTCAGCCTTACCGATTTTGTGCAGGGGCTGATCATGATGGTGGCGCTGATCGTGATGCCGCTGGTGGTGATGTTCGGCCCTGGCGGCTCGGCGGGCGGGAGCCTGACCGAAGTGCCGGTCGAAGGCTTTCTCGACATCACGCAGGGGCTGACCGCGATCGGCTTCATCAGCGCGGTCACATGGGGGCTCGGCTATTTCGGCCAGCCGCACATCATCGTGCGCTTCATGGCGATCGACAAGGTCAAGAATGTTCCGCGCGCGGCGGCCTATGGCATGGGCTGGATGGGGATCGCGCTGGTCGGCGCGCTGGGCCTCGGGCTGGCGGGCCGCGCCTATGTCGAGCGCAACGGGCTGGTGATCGAGGATCCCGAGACGATCTTCATCGTCCTCGCGCAGCTCTTGTTTCACCCTGCGGTGACGGGCTTCCTCTATGCCGCGTTGCTTGCCGCGATCATGAGCACGATTTCCTCGCAGCTGCTGGTCTCGTCCTCGTCGCTGACCGAGGATTTCTACCGCCTGTTCCTGCGCCGCAACGCCTCCGAGCGCGAGGCGGTGAATGTCAGCCGCGTGGCGGTCGCGCTGGTGGCGATTGCCGCGGTGGTGCTGGCGCGTGATCCTGACAGCGAAGTGCTCGGCCTCGTCGCCAACGCCTGGGCGGGCTTCGGCGCGGCCTTCGGCCCGCTGATCCTGCTGGCGCTGACATGGGACAGGATGACCGGCGCGGGTGCGGTCGCCGGACTGGTGACGGGTGCGGCGGTGGTAGCAGGCTGGATCGCGCTGGGCTGGAATAAGGCTTTTCTGGGCGGGCCGGGCCTTTACGAGATCGTGCCGGGCTTTGCCGCCGCGCTGCTGGCGATCGTGGTGGTCAGCCTCGCCACCGGCAAAAAAGCTGCAACAGTGTAA
- the typA gene encoding translational GTPase TypA, translated as MSSALRNIAIIAHVDHGKTTLVDQLFRQSGTFRENQRVEERAMDSGDLEKERGITILAKCTSVEWEQDGTTTRINIVDTPGHADFGAEVERILSMVDGVILLVDSAEGAMPQTKFVTGKALALGLKPIVVVNKIDRPDGRPQEVLDEVFDLFVSLDANDEQLDFPVLYASGREGYASEDMDAREGTLAPLFNKVVEHVPAPGLDPDAKFAFLATLLDRDNFMGRVLTGRVQSGTIKVNDPIHAIDMDGKVIETGRATKLMSFDGLERVPVEIARAGDIIALAGLEKATVANTICDPSVSEPIAAQPIDPPTLAMRFSVNDSPLAGREGSKVTSRMIRDRLLREAETNVAIRVTESEDKDSFEVAGRGELQLGVLIETMRREGFELGISRPRVLFREEGGKRMEPYETVVIDVDDEHSGTVVEKMQRRKADLVEMRPSGLGKTRITFSAPSRGLIGYHGEFLSDTRGTGIMNRLFEKYDVYKGPIEGRINGVLISNGDGEAVAYALNSLEERGTLFIAPQMKLYEGMIIGENAKPDDLEVNPLKAKQLTNIRSSGKDDAIRLTPPRRMSLEQAIAYIDDDEMVEVTPQSIRLRKAILCPHERKKARRKKED; from the coding sequence GAATCAGCGGGTCGAGGAACGCGCAATGGATTCGGGCGATCTCGAAAAGGAACGCGGGATCACCATTCTCGCCAAGTGCACCAGTGTCGAGTGGGAACAGGACGGGACGACCACCCGCATCAACATCGTCGACACCCCCGGCCACGCCGACTTCGGCGCCGAGGTGGAGCGCATCCTCTCGATGGTCGACGGCGTGATCCTGCTGGTCGACAGCGCGGAAGGCGCCATGCCGCAGACCAAGTTCGTCACCGGCAAGGCGCTGGCGCTGGGCCTCAAGCCGATCGTCGTCGTCAACAAGATCGACCGTCCCGATGGCCGTCCGCAGGAAGTGCTCGACGAGGTGTTCGACCTGTTCGTCAGCCTCGATGCCAATGACGAACAGCTCGATTTCCCGGTGCTCTATGCCTCGGGCCGCGAAGGCTATGCCAGCGAGGACATGGATGCGCGCGAAGGCACGCTCGCCCCGCTGTTCAACAAGGTCGTCGAGCACGTCCCCGCCCCCGGCCTCGACCCCGACGCCAAGTTCGCATTTCTCGCGACCCTGCTCGACCGCGACAACTTCATGGGCCGCGTGCTGACGGGGCGTGTCCAGTCGGGCACGATCAAGGTCAATGACCCGATCCACGCGATCGACATGGACGGCAAGGTGATCGAAACCGGCCGCGCGACCAAGCTGATGAGCTTCGACGGTCTGGAGCGCGTGCCCGTGGAGATCGCGCGCGCGGGCGACATCATCGCGCTCGCCGGTCTGGAAAAGGCGACCGTCGCCAACACAATCTGCGATCCCTCGGTCAGCGAGCCCATCGCCGCCCAGCCGATCGACCCGCCGACGCTGGCGATGCGCTTCTCGGTGAATGACTCGCCGCTGGCGGGCCGCGAGGGCAGCAAGGTGACGAGCCGCATGATCCGCGACCGCCTGCTGCGCGAAGCGGAAACCAACGTCGCGATCCGCGTGACCGAGAGCGAGGACAAGGACAGCTTCGAAGTCGCCGGGCGCGGCGAATTGCAGCTCGGCGTGCTGATCGAAACCATGCGCCGCGAAGGCTTCGAGCTCGGTATCAGCCGCCCACGCGTGCTGTTCCGCGAGGAAGGCGGCAAGCGCATGGAGCCGTACGAAACCGTCGTGATCGACGTCGATGACGAACACTCGGGCACGGTGGTCGAGAAGATGCAGCGCCGCAAGGCCGACCTCGTCGAGATGCGCCCCTCGGGCCTCGGCAAGACCCGCATCACCTTCTCCGCCCCTTCGCGCGGGCTGATCGGCTACCATGGCGAATTCCTGTCCGACACGCGCGGCACCGGGATCATGAACCGCCTGTTCGAGAAATATGACGTCTACAAGGGCCCGATCGAAGGTCGTATCAACGGCGTGCTGATCTCCAACGGCGATGGCGAGGCGGTGGCTTATGCGCTGAACTCGCTCGAAGAGCGCGGCACGCTGTTCATCGCCCCGCAGATGAAGCTCTATGAAGGCATGATCATCGGCGAGAATGCCAAGCCCGACGATCTCGAGGTGAACCCGCTGAAAGCCAAGCAGCTCACCAACATCCGCTCCAGCGGCAAGGACGACGCGATCCGCCTCACCCCGCCGCGCCGCATGAGCCTGGAGCAGGCGATCGCCTATATCGACGACGACGAGATGGTCGAGGTGACGCCCCAGTCGATCCGGCTGCGCAAGGCGATCCTGTGCCCGCACGAACGCAAGAAGGCGCGGCGCAAGAAGGAGGATTGA
- a CDS encoding transglutaminase family protein, with the protein MRLSIRHTTHYAFAQPVVHALQRLRLTPKETQGQRIVNWSMRFDNAHAELEYDDQHFNHVTLIGLAPGAHEVTVTCEGVVETEDNAGVIGRHSGHLPLWSFLRQTPLTRPGVKLRALLREAAGGAEDAPLDFLHALSALIRDRVAYETGRTHAATTAEEATLQGAGVCQDHAHIFIGAARAHGIPARYVSGYLMMDDRIEQEATHAWAEAHVEGLGWVGFDVSNGISPDPRYVRVATGSDYRDAAPITGISFGTAADEVLTVGLTVEGQPPASGQSQQQGQQSQKQGEQSQ; encoded by the coding sequence CTGCGCCTCTCGATCCGCCACACCACGCACTATGCCTTCGCGCAGCCGGTGGTCCACGCGCTCCAACGGCTGCGGCTGACGCCCAAGGAGACGCAGGGCCAGCGCATCGTCAACTGGTCGATGCGGTTCGACAACGCCCATGCCGAGCTCGAATATGACGACCAGCATTTCAACCACGTCACGCTGATCGGCCTCGCGCCGGGTGCGCATGAGGTGACGGTGACCTGCGAAGGCGTGGTCGAGACCGAGGACAATGCCGGGGTGATCGGCCGTCATTCGGGGCACCTGCCCTTGTGGAGCTTCCTGCGCCAGACCCCGCTGACCCGCCCCGGTGTCAAACTTCGTGCCCTGCTGCGCGAGGCGGCGGGCGGGGCGGAGGATGCTCCGCTCGATTTCCTCCACGCGCTCTCGGCCCTGATCCGCGATCGGGTGGCCTATGAAACCGGGCGCACCCACGCGGCCACCACCGCCGAGGAGGCGACCCTTCAGGGCGCAGGCGTGTGTCAGGATCACGCCCACATCTTCATCGGCGCGGCGCGCGCGCACGGCATTCCGGCGCGCTATGTCAGCGGCTATCTGATGATGGACGACCGCATCGAGCAAGAAGCCACCCACGCCTGGGCCGAAGCCCATGTCGAAGGGCTGGGCTGGGTCGGCTTCGACGTGTCGAACGGTATCAGCCCCGATCCGCGCTATGTCCGTGTGGCCACGGGCAGCGATTACCGTGATGCGGCGCCGATCACCGGGATCAGCTTCGGCACCGCCGCCGACGAGGTGCTGACCGTGGGCCTGACGGTCGAAGGGCAGCCACCTGCCAGCGGACAGAGCCAGCAGCAGGGACAGCAGAGCCAGAAGCAGGGCGAACAGTCGCAATAG
- a CDS encoding extensin family protein — protein MKATGTLRAIALATAALALAGCGSLIPGTSAAPGNASQSARAPARPAVPVASAPRSYAPRPGDDACLADLGASGARFDPLPDTYAAPGCNKLGTVQLMALAGDRAPMSVSNLGPVRCGVAKAFGDWARFGVDRAAREILGSPVARIETMGSYACRNVAGTEVRSGHARAEAIDVAGFVLADGRRIVLKRDWDGGDAATREFLRVVHRSACKRFGTVLGPQYNAAHADHFHLEGTGAKFCR, from the coding sequence ATGAAAGCCACGGGCACCCTTCGCGCAATCGCGCTGGCGACGGCCGCTCTGGCGCTGGCCGGCTGCGGGTCGCTGATCCCCGGCACCAGCGCCGCGCCGGGCAATGCCAGCCAGAGCGCCCGCGCCCCGGCCCGTCCGGCGGTGCCGGTCGCCTCGGCCCCGCGCTCCTATGCGCCGCGCCCGGGCGACGATGCCTGCCTTGCCGATCTGGGGGCGAGCGGCGCGCGGTTCGATCCGCTGCCCGATACCTATGCCGCGCCGGGGTGCAACAAGCTCGGCACGGTGCAACTGATGGCGCTGGCGGGCGACCGCGCGCCGATGAGCGTCAGCAATCTCGGCCCGGTGCGCTGCGGCGTGGCGAAAGCCTTCGGCGACTGGGCGCGCTTCGGGGTTGACCGTGCCGCGCGCGAGATTCTCGGCAGCCCGGTGGCGCGGATCGAGACGATGGGTTCCTATGCCTGCCGCAATGTCGCGGGCACCGAGGTGCGATCGGGCCATGCCCGCGCCGAGGCGATCGATGTCGCGGGCTTCGTGCTGGCCGATGGCCGCCGGATCGTGCTCAAGCGCGATTGGGACGGCGGCGATGCGGCGACGCGCGAATTCCTGCGGGTGGTGCATCGCAGCGCCTGCAAGCGGTTCGGCACGGTGCTTGGCCCGCAATACAATGCCGCGCACGCCGATCACTTCCACCTGGAAGGCACGGGCGCGAAGTTCTGTCGCTGA
- a CDS encoding cytochrome c biogenesis CcdA family protein: MTGSLLLAFLAGLVTILNPCVLPLVPILVGSALGKSRAGPLALAGGLVTSFTIFGFGVIAFGHTLGIDEGAVRWLAGALLLAAGLVLLVPRAQAALSAAAAPLAAAGNRRLARVRGDGWHGQAVIGLLLGLVWAPCVGPTLGVAIAAASGGEDLLASFTIFLAFGLGVASSILAFAYGSRRALGERRKTLATLARYGKPLFGAALVVVGALVLTGFDKVIEAALLDLLPASLVAFTTRF, from the coding sequence ATGACCGGCAGCCTGCTGCTCGCCTTCCTTGCGGGGTTGGTGACGATCCTCAACCCCTGCGTGTTGCCGCTGGTGCCGATCCTCGTCGGGTCGGCGCTGGGCAAGAGCCGGGCCGGGCCGCTGGCGCTGGCAGGCGGGCTGGTGACAAGCTTCACGATCTTCGGCTTCGGCGTGATTGCCTTCGGGCACACGCTGGGGATCGACGAGGGTGCGGTGCGCTGGCTGGCCGGGGCGCTGCTGCTGGCGGCAGGTCTGGTGCTGCTGGTGCCGCGTGCGCAGGCCGCGCTCAGCGCCGCCGCCGCCCCGCTCGCCGCCGCCGGCAACCGCAGGCTGGCAAGGGTCAGGGGCGATGGCTGGCACGGGCAGGCGGTGATAGGCCTGCTGCTCGGGCTGGTCTGGGCACCTTGCGTAGGCCCGACGCTGGGCGTGGCGATCGCGGCGGCCAGCGGCGGGGAAGATCTGCTGGCGAGCTTCACCATCTTCCTCGCCTTCGGGCTGGGCGTGGCGAGTTCGATCCTCGCCTTCGCCTATGGCTCGCGGCGGGCGCTCGGCGAGCGGCGCAAGACCCTCGCGACCCTCGCCCGCTACGGCAAGCCGCTGTTCGGCGCGGCGCTGGTGGTGGTGGGCGCGCTGGTGCTGACCGGGTTCGACAAGGTGATCGAGGCCGCGCTGCTCGACCTGCTGCCCGCCTCGCTGGTGGCCTTCACGACCCGGTTCTGA
- a CDS encoding thioredoxin family protein, with the protein MLRFVSLLAAIGVLLAAALSVTARAESGGGWQAYDASSFAAAQGAGKTIVVDVHADWCPTCRAQAPILDELRKERASDTVAFVRVDFDKDKAFLRAHRIPRQSTVLVFKGGKEVARSIAETDRGRLRQMVLGAL; encoded by the coding sequence ATGCTGCGTTTCGTCTCCCTGCTCGCCGCCATCGGCGTGCTGCTTGCCGCTGCCCTTTCGGTCACTGCCCGCGCCGAAAGCGGCGGCGGATGGCAGGCCTACGACGCCAGCAGCTTCGCCGCCGCTCAGGGTGCGGGCAAGACCATCGTGGTTGATGTCCATGCCGACTGGTGCCCGACCTGTCGTGCGCAGGCCCCGATCCTCGACGAATTGCGCAAGGAACGCGCCAGCGACACCGTCGCCTTCGTGCGGGTCGATTTCGACAAGGACAAGGCCTTCCTGCGCGCCCACCGCATCCCGCGCCAGTCAACCGTGCTGGTGTTCAAGGGCGGCAAGGAAGTCGCCCGCTCGATCGCCGAAACCGACCGTGGCCGGCTGCGGCAGATGGTGCTGGGCGCGCTGTAA
- a CDS encoding peptidase, which translates to MTYCVGMVLDKGLVLMSDTRTNSGVDNISTFRKLFHWSVPGERMIAVMTAGNLATTQAVISQLEERTKAPGERDNTLLKGATMFQVATEIGRLLRTTIETAQSVNGDGGKGRFTATMIVAGQIAGMQPRLFMIYPEGNFIEASWDTPFFQIGETKYGRPILIRGYDRDMSFEDAIKLLMVSFDSTLKANLSVGLPLDLLVIGKDTFAATHEHRVAADDPYFDTISSGWGDALRSAFDSLPSYRFGDDT; encoded by the coding sequence ATGACCTATTGCGTTGGGATGGTGCTCGACAAGGGCCTCGTGCTCATGAGCGACACCCGCACCAATTCGGGCGTCGACAACATCTCCACCTTCCGCAAGCTGTTCCACTGGAGCGTGCCGGGCGAGCGCATGATCGCGGTGATGACCGCCGGCAATCTGGCAACCACCCAGGCGGTGATCAGCCAGCTGGAAGAACGCACCAAGGCTCCGGGCGAGCGCGACAACACGCTGCTCAAGGGCGCGACCATGTTTCAGGTCGCCACCGAGATCGGGCGCCTGCTGCGCACCACCATCGAAACCGCGCAGAGCGTCAACGGCGATGGCGGCAAGGGGCGCTTTACCGCCACCATGATCGTGGCCGGGCAGATCGCGGGGATGCAGCCGCGCCTGTTCATGATTTATCCCGAAGGCAATTTCATCGAAGCCAGCTGGGACACGCCCTTCTTCCAGATCGGCGAGACCAAGTATGGCCGCCCGATCCTGATCCGCGGCTATGACCGGGACATGAGCTTCGAGGACGCGATCAAGCTGCTGATGGTCAGTTTCGATTCAACTCTCAAGGCTAACCTGTCGGTCGGTCTGCCGCTCGACCTCTTGGTGATCGGCAAGGATACCTTTGCCGCCACCCACGAACACCGTGTGGCTGCGGACGATCCCTATTTCGACACGATTTCATCGGGTTGGGGGGATGCGCTGCGATCGGCCTTCGATTCGCTTCCGTCCTATCGCTTCGGTGACGACACCTAG